In a genomic window of Sutcliffiella sp. FSL R7-0096:
- a CDS encoding SE1561 family protein, protein MGKATDNKDSQVDYLKNRLNMFLEVVDSLDPEATDLEDIDRLIQMLDDLEGKYNQFKKDW, encoded by the coding sequence ATGGGCAAAGCAACAGACAACAAAGATTCCCAAGTCGATTATTTAAAAAATAGATTGAACATGTTTTTGGAGGTTGTGGATTCATTGGATCCGGAAGCAACAGATCTCGAGGACATCGATCGCCTGATCCAGATGCTGGATGATTTAGAGGGAAAATATAATCAGTTTAAGAAGGACTGGTAA
- a CDS encoding GNAT family N-acetyltransferase: protein MTQFLALLAANLEDAEQLTAIMKRTFDEEARRWLGALDSPVVDYNIQPPGYDSIHTTRYMIEELTYYSILVEEQLVGGIILTLTGNRFGRIDRIFIDPAFQRKGLGSEVIRLVEKAHPTVTTWDLETSPRQKGNLHFYEKLGFERKFETEDEVCYVKRISAGVASENKFESCNLEGATFYGANLATSAFSNSTLSGAHFSNINLSRSKFQNINFQDTLIADLNLSGSRVKHVDMSDVGFSDTFIEGAPVTFERCELMGTRFTNCKMADVEINACDISGMKVDGVSVEKLLEVYRKVMKSR, encoded by the coding sequence ATGACACAGTTTTTAGCACTTTTAGCGGCAAATTTAGAAGATGCTGAGCAGTTGACTGCAATAATGAAAAGAACATTTGATGAGGAAGCACGCAGGTGGCTTGGGGCTTTGGACTCGCCTGTAGTGGACTATAATATACAACCACCTGGTTATGATTCCATTCATACTACCCGGTACATGATAGAAGAGCTTACTTATTACAGTATTTTGGTGGAAGAGCAACTTGTAGGCGGGATCATTTTGACGCTGACAGGGAACCGTTTTGGCCGGATCGATCGAATTTTTATTGACCCTGCTTTTCAAAGGAAAGGCCTGGGTTCTGAAGTGATTCGTTTGGTGGAAAAAGCACATCCTACTGTGACGACTTGGGATTTGGAAACCTCCCCAAGACAAAAGGGCAATCTACATTTTTATGAAAAGTTGGGCTTTGAACGCAAATTTGAGACAGAAGATGAGGTGTGTTATGTCAAGCGCATTTCTGCTGGAGTGGCTAGTGAGAATAAATTTGAATCTTGCAATTTAGAAGGGGCGACCTTTTATGGGGCGAATTTAGCTACCAGTGCTTTCAGCAACAGCACTTTATCCGGGGCACATTTCAGCAATATCAATTTAAGTAGATCGAAGTTTCAGAACATCAATTTTCAGGATACATTGATTGCTGATTTGAACCTTTCTGGGAGTAGGGTGAAGCATGTGGATATGAGCGATGTTGGGTTCAGTGATACGTTTATTGAAGGGGCTCCTGTAACCTTTGAGCGCTGTGAATTGATGGGTACCAGGTTTACCAATTGTAAGATGGCTGATGTGGAGATTAATGCTTGCGACATTTCTGGGATGAAAGTTGATGGTGTGTCTGTGGAGAAATTGTTGGAGGTTTATAGGAAGGTGATGAAGTCGAGGTGA